The Leadbettera azotonutricia ZAS-9 genome has a window encoding:
- a CDS encoding NADP-dependent isocitrate dehydrogenase has protein sequence MEKILMKNPIVEIDGDEMTRVLWALVKEKLLFPFVDLKTEYYDLGLENRDATNDAVTAESARAIQRLGVGVKCATITSNAARQKEYSLKSLHPSPNATIRSILDGTVFRKPIAVSCVKPSVSVWKKPIVIGRHAYGDVYKNAEMYIPSAGKVELVYTPDDGSAEKRVTVMDMKGPGVVQGMHNMDESIRSFARACFLYAIDQKLPVWFATKDTISKTYDGRFKELFNGIYEKEFKAKCDAAGVTYFYTLIDDAVARVVKGEGGFLWACKNYDGDVMSDMIASASGSLAMMTSVLVSPSGAVEYEAAHGTVQQHYYRWQKGEKTSTNPVALIFAWTGALAKRAELDNTPALGGFAKKLEEATLRSIEDGEMTGDLARLAEPAPAKALDSWEFVDAIAKRL, from the coding sequence ATGGAAAAGATTTTAATGAAAAACCCCATTGTGGAAATTGATGGGGACGAGATGACCAGGGTGCTTTGGGCTTTGGTTAAGGAAAAGCTCCTCTTTCCTTTTGTCGATCTTAAAACTGAATATTATGATTTGGGGCTTGAGAACCGGGATGCCACCAATGACGCAGTAACTGCCGAATCTGCCAGGGCCATACAGCGGCTGGGTGTTGGAGTGAAGTGCGCCACCATCACAAGCAATGCGGCAAGGCAAAAGGAATATAGCCTTAAGAGCCTGCACCCCAGCCCAAATGCTACCATACGTTCCATTTTGGACGGCACTGTGTTCCGCAAGCCCATTGCGGTTTCATGCGTGAAGCCTTCGGTTTCTGTCTGGAAGAAGCCCATCGTCATCGGCCGCCATGCGTATGGGGATGTGTATAAAAACGCTGAGATGTACATACCCAGCGCCGGCAAGGTAGAGCTGGTCTATACCCCTGATGACGGAAGCGCCGAAAAGCGTGTTACTGTCATGGACATGAAAGGACCCGGCGTAGTGCAGGGCATGCACAACATGGATGAATCCATCAGGAGTTTTGCCAGGGCCTGCTTCCTGTATGCCATTGATCAAAAGCTTCCGGTCTGGTTTGCCACTAAAGATACTATCTCCAAAACCTATGACGGACGTTTCAAAGAACTCTTCAACGGGATTTATGAAAAAGAATTTAAAGCCAAGTGCGATGCTGCGGGGGTAACGTACTTTTACACCCTTATCGATGATGCAGTGGCACGGGTGGTCAAGGGCGAAGGGGGCTTTCTCTGGGCATGCAAGAATTATGACGGCGACGTGATGAGCGACATGATAGCCAGCGCTTCGGGCAGCCTTGCCATGATGACCAGTGTCCTCGTTTCCCCCTCGGGGGCTGTGGAATACGAGGCCGCCCACGGCACGGTACAGCAGCATTACTACCGCTGGCAGAAAGGCGAAAAAACCAGCACCAACCCTGTGGCCCTGATCTTCGCATGGACAGGGGCTTTGGCAAAACGGGCCGAACTGGATAACACCCCGGCTCTCGGCGGCTTCGCGAAAAAACTCGAAGAAGCAACACTCAGGTCAATTGAAGACGGGGAAATGACAGGCGACCTGGCCCGCCTTGCAGAGCCTGCCCCGGCAAAGGCCCTGGACTCCTGGGAATTCGTGGACGCCATTGCGAAGAGGCTTTAG
- a CDS encoding Gfo/Idh/MocA family protein codes for MSSIKVGIAGAGSMAPYHYDGFTRAGAEVIAVADMDISRAEAFGKGRGIKRFYKDLSSMLAGSPELDAVSVITPNKFHKALVVEALENGRHVYCEKPPALNAAEAQAMLDAAKKSGKTLMFNFNNRARPESGAMKRYIDEGRVGKINSAQAFWIRRTGVPRFGGWFTTKALSGGGALIDLPHMLDLALHFMDFPEPDYLLGTTYNDFMNNRAFKGQFGIPGPTESTGDVETSCHAMVTFKTGQSLMIRSSWAEMVEREMVSVTFQGQKAGGKVERLFGIDGRDETSIDSCRLFAEEYGNQVDLVIKTEKDESMGRIGNAMNFIDALAGRAKPLNTPEQALILMKIIDALYESASTGKPVKIA; via the coding sequence ATGAGCAGCATTAAGGTTGGCATCGCCGGCGCCGGGAGCATGGCCCCCTACCATTACGACGGCTTTACCCGTGCAGGGGCGGAAGTTATCGCCGTGGCTGATATGGACATCAGCAGGGCCGAGGCTTTTGGGAAGGGACGGGGCATAAAGCGTTTTTACAAGGATCTTTCTTCGATGCTTGCCGGTTCCCCGGAGCTGGATGCTGTCTCGGTGATTACGCCGAACAAGTTTCACAAGGCTCTGGTTGTCGAAGCCCTGGAGAATGGCAGGCATGTATACTGCGAAAAGCCTCCGGCCCTGAATGCTGCCGAAGCGCAGGCTATGCTGGATGCTGCAAAAAAATCGGGCAAAACCCTGATGTTCAATTTCAACAACAGGGCCCGCCCCGAGTCCGGGGCAATGAAGCGGTATATCGATGAGGGCAGGGTTGGGAAGATCAATTCGGCCCAGGCATTCTGGATAAGGCGGACAGGGGTTCCCAGGTTCGGCGGCTGGTTCACCACCAAGGCCCTTTCCGGAGGCGGCGCGCTTATCGATCTGCCCCATATGCTGGATCTGGCCCTCCACTTTATGGACTTTCCCGAACCGGATTATCTCCTGGGAACTACTTATAACGACTTTATGAATAACAGAGCCTTTAAAGGTCAATTTGGCATCCCCGGCCCTACAGAGAGCACCGGCGATGTGGAGACTTCCTGCCATGCCATGGTTACTTTCAAGACCGGGCAGTCCCTTATGATCCGCAGTTCCTGGGCCGAAATGGTCGAGAGAGAAATGGTTTCCGTCACCTTCCAGGGGCAAAAGGCAGGGGGCAAGGTGGAGCGCCTTTTCGGCATCGACGGCCGGGATGAAACCAGTATTGATAGCTGCCGACTCTTTGCAGAGGAATACGGCAATCAGGTTGACCTGGTGATAAAAACCGAAAAAGATGAATCCATGGGCCGCATCGGAAATGCCATGAATTTTATTGATGCCCTGGCGGGCAGGGCCAAGCCTCTGAATACCCCGGAGCAGGCCCTTATCCTGATGAAGATCATCGACGCTCTGTATGAGAGCGCATCAACAGGAAAACCTGTCAAAATAGCCTAA
- the melA gene encoding alpha-galactosidase, which yields MAKIAFIGAGSIVFCKTLLNDLMATPVLKGSQFSLMGPTLWKLEKMKIYADQIISKNHLDAYISCTTDRREALKDADYVILMFQIGGNDAFRFDYEIPLKYGVDQCIGDSMGPGGVFRCLRTAPVLIGIGNDIAELCPGAVVLNYVNPMGAVCTTAARAASMTMVGLCHGVQTTLDLVAGYTNVKKAEIDYLCAGINHMAWFLKLEKDGKDLYPLLKANMEKPEYYKNEKVRGEVMRQCGYFMTESTGHLSEYLPWFRKSRECLDRYCDEPAFGGESGASYHFGIMIAEKFRNTDVLAIESGELEPRSKEYCSYIIEAIETGIPFRFNGNVPNRGHITNLPANATVEVPVYADREGLHPFVVGDLPPHLAAMNMSNLSVQGLAADAAIKGDPELAFWAIAMDPLTSAVLDLKRIRDMVHEMFEAETKWLPQFKGKGLRKTEHIDVPKGTVGVPVPVDPALAINSRFGKLGSAEI from the coding sequence ATGGCAAAGATTGCGTTTATCGGGGCAGGCAGTATAGTATTCTGCAAAACCCTGCTCAATGATTTAATGGCAACTCCGGTACTCAAGGGATCTCAGTTTTCCCTTATGGGGCCTACTCTTTGGAAGCTTGAAAAAATGAAGATTTATGCGGATCAGATAATTTCCAAAAACCATCTGGACGCTTATATAAGCTGCACTACTGACAGGCGCGAAGCCCTTAAGGATGCCGACTATGTGATCCTCATGTTCCAGATAGGCGGCAATGACGCTTTCCGTTTTGATTATGAAATCCCCCTCAAATACGGGGTAGATCAGTGCATTGGCGATTCCATGGGGCCAGGCGGAGTATTCCGTTGTTTGCGTACTGCGCCGGTGCTCATTGGTATTGGAAATGATATTGCCGAGCTTTGTCCCGGCGCAGTAGTTCTCAATTATGTGAACCCTATGGGCGCAGTCTGCACTACAGCTGCGCGTGCCGCGTCCATGACTATGGTGGGCCTCTGCCACGGGGTGCAGACTACGCTGGACCTTGTTGCAGGATATACCAATGTCAAGAAGGCAGAGATCGATTATCTCTGCGCCGGGATCAACCACATGGCCTGGTTCCTCAAACTGGAAAAAGACGGAAAGGATCTCTATCCTTTGCTCAAGGCCAATATGGAAAAACCTGAGTACTATAAAAACGAAAAGGTGCGGGGGGAGGTGATGCGCCAGTGCGGATATTTCATGACCGAGTCCACAGGCCACTTAAGCGAATACCTCCCCTGGTTCCGCAAAAGCAGGGAATGTCTTGATCGCTATTGCGATGAGCCTGCATTTGGAGGCGAAAGCGGTGCTTCTTATCATTTTGGAATAATGATAGCAGAGAAGTTCCGCAATACCGATGTGCTTGCCATAGAGAGCGGCGAGCTTGAGCCCCGCAGCAAAGAGTATTGCTCCTATATTATCGAAGCCATTGAAACAGGCATTCCCTTCAGGTTCAACGGCAATGTGCCCAACCGGGGGCATATCACTAATCTTCCTGCAAACGCAACAGTGGAGGTTCCTGTCTATGCAGACCGTGAAGGGCTCCATCCATTTGTTGTAGGGGATCTTCCCCCGCATCTTGCCGCAATGAACATGAGCAACCTTTCGGTGCAGGGCCTTGCAGCCGACGCCGCTATAAAGGGCGATCCTGAATTGGCTTTCTGGGCAATCGCCATGGATCCCCTCACTTCAGCAGTGCTGGATCTTAAAAGGATACGGGACATGGTACATGAAATGTTCGAAGCCGAAACCAAATGGCTGCCCCAGTTTAAGGGCAAGGGTCTCAGGAAAACTGAGCATATCGATGTTCCGAAGGGTACTGTGGGTGTTCCGGTGCCTGTTGATCCGGCCCTGGCTATCAACAGCAGGTTCGGCAAATTGGGCAGCGCAGAAATATAA
- a CDS encoding pentapeptide repeat-containing protein, whose protein sequence is MFTITSCAAGCGRPAISGSALCAIHSADPEAETRRIAEYIAERKAIKDLNAQGLHFDSVDFSQRQFYGCNFTGAIFSMCLFTGAMMRMSFFDFSTLIACDFSKGDFQFLSFAGASIQECNFEGSELVHINYGGTTITDSTFNGTNLYNSRFIGSSILKTDFKNCNLKRTNFINAKQEEVSFKASNSAEAVFEMEEMD, encoded by the coding sequence ATGTTTACCATAACCTCCTGTGCGGCAGGCTGCGGAAGGCCGGCTATTTCAGGGTCGGCACTCTGCGCAATCCATTCGGCTGATCCCGAAGCCGAGACCCGCCGTATCGCGGAGTACATAGCCGAACGGAAGGCTATCAAGGATCTCAATGCCCAGGGTCTGCATTTTGACAGCGTGGATTTTTCCCAGAGGCAATTTTATGGCTGCAATTTCACAGGGGCTATTTTCTCCATGTGCCTCTTTACCGGCGCAATGATGCGCATGAGTTTTTTCGATTTTTCTACCCTCATAGCCTGCGACTTTTCCAAGGGCGATTTTCAATTCCTTTCCTTTGCCGGGGCCAGCATTCAGGAATGCAATTTTGAAGGTTCGGAACTGGTGCACATCAATTACGGCGGCACAACCATTACAGATTCCACCTTTAACGGCACGAACCTCTACAACAGCCGCTTCATAGGTTCCAGCATCCTTAAAACAGATTTTAAAAATTGCAATCTCAAGCGCACCAATTTTATCAATGCCAAACAGGAAGAGGTTTCTTTCAAGGCTTCCAATTCTGCGGAAGCTGTTTTTGAAATGGAGGAAATGGATTGA
- a CDS encoding ABC transporter permease, with the protein MRIALFGQKNAKQTWQYITTENSHWLSFIVLVIVAVVVNPSFLSWNNLSNQFIQGSIVGICAMGMSLIISAGMIDLTVGSAVAFLSGMGVSVLNRTGSIALCLLFCLGAGFLIGLINGVLVTKGRIAPFIVTLASMSAWRSVINQLGQGGPFTVNLDIYESFRLVSAGRILGVPTLMIFFIVITIITSIIMTKTKFGTYVYAIGSNELAARLSGISVDRIKATIFIYAGTLYGLAGFLLASRLSAIQAASAGMAYEMDAIAAVAIGGTSMSGGRGKIIGTFLGVLMLRIISTVLIMARVPPFLNGLVQGIIIIIAVLAQNRKK; encoded by the coding sequence ATGAGAATAGCACTTTTTGGACAAAAGAACGCGAAACAAACATGGCAGTATATCACCACGGAAAACAGCCACTGGCTCAGTTTTATTGTCCTGGTGATTGTAGCGGTTGTGGTAAACCCTTCGTTCCTGTCATGGAACAACCTGAGCAATCAGTTCATTCAGGGTTCTATAGTCGGCATCTGCGCCATGGGCATGAGCCTGATCATTTCCGCGGGGATGATAGACCTTACTGTTGGTTCCGCAGTGGCCTTCCTTTCCGGTATGGGTGTTTCCGTATTGAACAGGACAGGAAGCATTGCCCTCTGCCTCCTTTTCTGCCTCGGCGCCGGGTTTCTTATCGGGCTTATTAATGGCGTGCTGGTTACCAAGGGCCGCATAGCGCCTTTCATCGTAACCCTTGCGTCCATGTCGGCATGGCGTTCGGTGATCAACCAGCTCGGCCAGGGCGGCCCCTTTACGGTGAATCTCGATATCTACGAATCTTTTCGCCTGGTTTCTGCGGGCCGCATCCTTGGGGTGCCCACCCTGATGATCTTCTTCATCGTGATTACCATCATAACCAGCATTATCATGACAAAGACTAAATTCGGAACCTATGTATATGCCATTGGTTCCAATGAACTTGCGGCCCGGCTTTCGGGTATTTCTGTTGATCGCATAAAGGCGACTATCTTTATCTACGCGGGGACCCTCTACGGCCTGGCCGGCTTCCTTCTGGCAAGCCGCCTTTCTGCCATACAGGCTGCCAGCGCCGGCATGGCCTATGAAATGGATGCAATCGCCGCAGTGGCAATCGGTGGCACTTCCATGTCCGGGGGCAGGGGCAAAATAATCGGGACCTTCCTCGGTGTATTGATGCTCCGCATCATCAGCACTGTGCTGATCATGGCCCGGGTGCCGCCATTCCTCAACGGCCTTGTGCAGGGGATCATCATCATCATCGCGGTTTTGGCGCAGAACAGAAAGAAGTAG
- the rsgA gene encoding ribosome small subunit-dependent GTPase A: MKALVVRGSRNLFTLRTDEGETECRIKGKILKAVEGYYNPLAPGDIVEVEEGQIIGLEKRRNGFARFNQKGQSPQLLAANVDIVLCVTTPVSPPFRPRFLDRILLQADYAGIPAALVINKYDLADEDPDTEERLEDFIRIGIPVFRVSARTGMGLEEFRDFIKGKFSVLVGQSGVGKSSLVKTLIPDLEIRTGALNEKYNRGNHTTTQPVLLDVPGLAGARIIDTPGIRRFAPERIPPEDVILYMKEFAPLAGKCSYGLSCSHETEPGCKIMEAVHAGVIHEDRYESFLRIKDEMAGVEAYPDYD; the protein is encoded by the coding sequence TTGAAGGCCCTGGTTGTCCGGGGTTCCCGGAATTTATTTACCCTCAGGACCGATGAGGGCGAAACGGAGTGCAGGATTAAAGGGAAGATATTAAAAGCGGTCGAAGGATATTACAATCCCCTGGCCCCCGGCGACATTGTCGAGGTTGAGGAGGGGCAAATCATTGGCCTTGAGAAGCGGCGCAACGGTTTTGCCCGGTTCAACCAGAAGGGGCAGTCGCCCCAGCTTCTGGCAGCCAATGTGGACATTGTCCTCTGTGTCACTACCCCTGTGTCGCCCCCCTTCAGGCCCCGCTTCCTTGACCGCATATTGCTCCAGGCCGATTACGCGGGCATCCCGGCGGCTCTTGTGATCAACAAATACGACCTGGCCGATGAAGATCCTGATACCGAGGAAAGGCTTGAAGATTTTATACGCATAGGCATTCCGGTCTTCCGTGTTTCAGCCCGTACCGGAATGGGGCTTGAAGAATTCAGGGATTTTATAAAGGGGAAATTTTCAGTCCTCGTAGGCCAGTCCGGTGTGGGGAAGTCGAGCCTCGTTAAAACCCTGATCCCCGATTTGGAAATAAGGACCGGCGCCCTGAATGAAAAGTACAACCGGGGAAACCACACTACCACCCAGCCTGTTCTGCTGGATGTCCCCGGCCTCGCCGGCGCCCGCATCATCGACACTCCGGGCATACGCCGTTTTGCCCCCGAGCGCATTCCCCCTGAAGATGTTATACTTTATATGAAGGAGTTCGCCCCTCTGGCAGGGAAGTGCAGCTATGGCCTTTCCTGTTCCCATGAGACAGAGCCGGGCTGCAAAATTATGGAGGCTGTCCATGCAGGGGTGATCCACGAGGACAGGTATGAAAGCTTTCTCCGCATCAAAGACGAGATGGCAGGAGTGGAAGCGTACCCGGATTATGATTGA
- a CDS encoding endonuclease MutS2, with the protein MNEKTVKLLEFDAIRGRVAVCALSEEASNCILADVPKLDEEETQTLKGLVSAALDRINEIDSEKRDSIPDISGIIPKLNVEGTILEIDEAYALGLFIERGEALKAWLGKTGAETPLTPLLLDLPDCVSVSTEIFRILDKEGKLRDLSEFRDIRRRIQALAKDLETAGMKYTGNDETRRMLQSGVPSQRDGRMVLAVKANYRGRIKGIVHEVSSTGQTLFVEPEEVVEKNNELLIENRRLDAEIRRVLREMTGRILASHTQIAKFHEGIVHLETLRARARYGFETRGKFAALDRDGALILKKARHPLLGAKAVPLDFAMNGNTRTVIVTGPNTGGKTVALKTAGLLALMNQFGLPLPIDEGSCLPIFDGVYADIGDEQSISQSLSTFSSHMTNIASICSRAGERSLVLLDELGSGTDPEEGSAIAMAILDHLIEKRSRLIATTHHGILKNYGYTRKGVQNASMEFDGKTLSPTFRIVMGIPGESRAVDIAARNGLGADIVAKARTYLAEEQADISVLINGLREKHRELDAATEAGKAEEQRLREERRKADLKELRLRQKELHLKTEGAGSLRHLLGESRKQLENLVREIKEGEITRDKTLKVKEFLSDLEASVKAENVDLEKEESDLAEERRRLEDEADPAGSGSGGYSGNPQLILEPGAWVKAGSRGGRGRIIRTDKKGFWIVELGALKMSFAEKDLVPIPPPKDEIKPLISAADLAPSSPVQMEINLRGMRLDEALEALRQQVDAAVLSGLHEFSVVHGKGDGILQKGVHDYLRREKSVADYYFSRPEMGGFGRTEVILK; encoded by the coding sequence ATGAACGAAAAAACAGTAAAACTGCTGGAATTTGACGCCATACGCGGCAGGGTTGCGGTCTGCGCGCTAAGCGAAGAAGCTTCGAATTGCATTCTCGCTGATGTCCCAAAACTTGACGAGGAAGAAACTCAGACGCTCAAGGGCCTGGTCTCGGCTGCCCTGGACAGGATCAACGAAATTGACAGCGAAAAGCGCGACAGTATTCCTGATATTTCCGGCATTATCCCCAAGCTCAATGTGGAAGGCACTATTCTTGAAATTGACGAAGCCTATGCCCTGGGCCTCTTTATCGAGAGGGGGGAAGCTCTAAAAGCCTGGTTGGGAAAAACCGGGGCAGAAACGCCATTAACACCATTACTGTTAGATTTGCCTGACTGCGTTTCTGTATCGACAGAAATATTCAGAATCCTCGATAAAGAGGGGAAGCTCAGGGACTTGAGCGAATTCAGGGACATCAGGCGGAGAATACAGGCCCTGGCAAAGGATCTTGAAACCGCTGGGATGAAGTACACAGGCAATGATGAAACCCGCCGCATGCTCCAATCGGGCGTGCCTTCACAGCGGGATGGCCGTATGGTGCTTGCGGTTAAGGCAAATTACAGAGGGCGCATCAAAGGCATTGTCCACGAGGTTTCTTCTACGGGTCAAACCCTTTTTGTGGAGCCCGAAGAAGTAGTAGAAAAAAACAACGAGCTCCTTATTGAAAACCGCAGGCTGGATGCGGAAATACGCCGTGTCCTTCGGGAGATGACAGGCCGCATCTTAGCCTCCCATACCCAGATCGCAAAATTCCACGAAGGCATAGTGCATTTGGAAACCCTTCGGGCCCGGGCCCGTTATGGTTTTGAGACCCGGGGGAAATTTGCAGCCCTGGATCGTGACGGGGCTCTGATCCTGAAAAAAGCCAGGCATCCCTTGTTGGGCGCCAAAGCGGTTCCCCTGGATTTTGCCATGAACGGAAACACCAGGACCGTGATTGTTACCGGCCCCAACACGGGGGGCAAGACCGTAGCCCTTAAAACCGCAGGCCTCCTTGCTCTGATGAACCAGTTCGGCCTTCCCCTGCCCATAGACGAAGGCAGCTGTCTTCCCATATTCGACGGAGTCTATGCCGACATAGGGGACGAACAATCCATTAGCCAATCCCTTTCCACCTTTTCCTCCCACATGACCAATATTGCAAGTATCTGCTCCAGAGCAGGGGAAAGATCCCTGGTGCTCCTGGACGAGCTTGGTTCAGGCACAGACCCCGAGGAGGGGAGCGCCATTGCCATGGCTATTCTGGATCACCTTATCGAAAAGCGCTCCAGGCTCATTGCCACCACCCATCACGGCATACTTAAAAATTACGGCTATACCCGGAAAGGGGTGCAAAACGCCTCCATGGAATTTGACGGCAAAACCCTTTCCCCCACCTTCAGAATCGTTATGGGCATACCCGGTGAAAGCAGGGCAGTGGATATAGCAGCCAGGAACGGCCTCGGCGCCGATATAGTCGCCAAGGCCCGCACGTACCTTGCCGAAGAACAGGCTGATATAAGCGTTTTGATTAACGGCCTCCGCGAAAAGCACCGGGAGTTGGACGCAGCAACCGAAGCAGGAAAAGCCGAAGAGCAGAGGCTCCGGGAAGAACGCCGCAAGGCGGATCTCAAGGAACTGAGACTCAGGCAAAAAGAATTGCACTTAAAAACAGAAGGCGCAGGCAGCCTCCGTCATTTACTTGGAGAAAGTCGCAAGCAGCTTGAAAATCTTGTGCGGGAAATAAAAGAAGGGGAAATCACCCGGGATAAGACCCTCAAAGTGAAAGAATTCCTCTCCGATCTTGAAGCTTCGGTAAAAGCTGAAAATGTCGATCTTGAAAAAGAAGAAAGTGATCTCGCCGAGGAACGCCGCCGCCTGGAAGATGAAGCCGACCCGGCAGGATCAGGGAGCGGTGGATATTCCGGTAACCCGCAGCTCATCCTCGAACCCGGCGCCTGGGTCAAGGCAGGGAGCAGGGGCGGCAGGGGGCGCATTATCAGGACAGACAAAAAAGGCTTCTGGATAGTGGAGCTTGGGGCGCTTAAGATGAGCTTCGCCGAAAAAGATCTTGTCCCCATTCCGCCGCCGAAAGATGAGATAAAGCCTCTTATTTCTGCAGCGGACCTTGCGCCTTCCTCCCCTGTTCAAATGGAAATCAACTTGCGGGGCATGCGGCTCGATGAAGCCCTTGAAGCCTTGCGGCAGCAAGTTGACGCCGCAGTCCTTTCGGGGCTCCATGAATTCTCCGTGGTCCATGGGAAGGGCGACGGCATACTCCAGAAGGGTGTCCACGATTATCTCCGCAGGGAAAAGTCTGTGGCGGATTATTATTTCTCCAGGCCCGAGATGGGAGGCTTTGGAAGGACTGAGGTAATATTGAAATAG
- a CDS encoding DUF167 domain-containing protein, whose protein sequence is MNNPYRAEGEWLYLSIKAVPSSSKSQLGEVKEGRLKVKIAAAPEDGKANEELRSFLAKSLGLAKKDVTLTAGEKSRLKTIRLPGSIEQTLNTLILNRKESTNSP, encoded by the coding sequence ATGAATAATCCATACCGTGCCGAGGGCGAATGGCTCTACCTTTCTATCAAGGCAGTCCCGAGCTCGTCCAAATCCCAACTGGGGGAAGTCAAGGAAGGCCGCCTCAAGGTAAAAATCGCCGCTGCTCCTGAAGACGGCAAAGCCAATGAGGAACTCCGAAGTTTCCTCGCCAAAAGCCTGGGCCTTGCCAAAAAGGATGTGACTCTCACGGCGGGCGAAAAATCCAGGCTAAAAACCATCAGGCTCCCAGGCTCAATCGAACAGACGCTGAACACCTTGATCCTAAACCGCAAAGAATCAACAAACTCGCCCTAA
- a CDS encoding MBL fold metallo-hydrolase has protein sequence MKLYFHYCTFGFSNAYVLGTEDNDKTKEAIIVDPGSMNETILKYIEDNEYTLKGVLITHDHLNHVHGLRTLKRIYDVDIYSVNPLIRDQQTILVRDGDKIEIGGFNIEVISVPGHSADSAVFSIEHLLFTGDALSAGLVGRTASTYAAANQITALRHKILSLPGDYTVLPGHGPPTTLEAERLFNAGINTYIDPNRKRVNFKIDI, from the coding sequence TTGAAGCTCTATTTCCATTACTGCACTTTTGGTTTTTCCAATGCCTATGTGCTGGGAACCGAAGACAATGACAAAACAAAAGAAGCAATCATTGTTGATCCCGGCAGCATGAACGAAACCATACTCAAGTACATAGAAGACAATGAATATACCCTTAAAGGGGTCCTTATCACCCATGATCACCTGAACCATGTGCATGGCTTAAGGACTTTGAAGCGTATTTACGATGTGGATATTTACAGCGTAAACCCCCTGATACGGGACCAACAGACTATCCTGGTTCGTGATGGGGATAAAATAGAAATAGGGGGCTTCAATATCGAGGTCATTTCAGTCCCCGGACATTCCGCTGATTCGGCGGTATTTAGCATTGAACATCTCTTGTTTACAGGCGATGCCTTAAGCGCAGGGCTTGTAGGCCGCACTGCCAGTACCTATGCTGCCGCCAACCAGATAACTGCCCTGAGGCACAAGATCCTTTCCCTCCCCGGGGATTATACAGTCCTTCCGGGCCATGGGCCACCCACTACCCTCGAAGCCGAAAGGCTCTTCAATGCGGGGATCAATACCTATATCGATCCCAACAGAAAGCGTGTCAATTTCAAAATTGATATTTAG
- a CDS encoding VOC family protein, which yields MMKNHIDFKDFLQIAIIVKDIEKAAKVWADILHVPVPEIRIDKPSENPDLTYRGKKAFYGLKLAVIMSKERGIMIELHEPLEGESTFKEFQNKHGNGVHHLGFVVGPDRRDAVVGEFEEMGYPIRTLGYYPGGSWTIIDAEDDLGVNLNIKPFA from the coding sequence ATGATGAAGAACCACATTGATTTTAAGGATTTCCTTCAGATTGCCATTATCGTGAAGGATATCGAAAAGGCTGCCAAGGTCTGGGCGGACATACTTCATGTTCCGGTACCGGAAATCCGCATTGACAAACCAAGTGAAAATCCTGATTTAACCTATCGGGGTAAAAAGGCTTTTTATGGATTAAAGTTGGCAGTGATTATGTCTAAAGAACGAGGCATTATGATCGAACTCCACGAACCTCTGGAGGGAGAAAGTACCTTTAAGGAATTCCAGAACAAGCATGGGAATGGAGTGCATCATTTAGGCTTTGTGGTAGGGCCAGACCGGCGGGACGCAGTGGTTGGGGAATTTGAAGAGATGGGCTACCCCATCCGTACCTTGGGCTATTATCCTGGCGGAAGCTGGACCATTATCGACGCAGAAGATGATCTTGGGGTTAATCTCAATATCAAACCCTTTGCCTAA